Genomic DNA from Candidatus Nezhaarchaeota archaeon:
CGACGTCGGAGCCTATCACTAAGCTTGAGGCCTTCTTAGGGGTGACTTTCAAAGAACTTATCAAGGCCTTCCTAAGATCTTCGCGGATTTTCTCGGCGTATCCAGTCTTGTACTCCGTTATGTGAACCCACGGAGGATTCGTAACTATTACGTGCGGCTTTATAGCGTTCAGCAGGATGAGCGACGCTGCAGAAGAGAGAACGGCGGCCCAGACGCCGTCGCCGTACCGCTTCACTAGCGCCGCTAGGTTGCTTATGAACTTCTTTTCCTTGACGACCTCCCTCAAAACTGACTCAATCGGGTTATCCTCCCTTAAACCACTGAGTAGGTGGTTAGCTAGTTCATTTTCGAAATCTTCGCTATCCATGTACATCGGAATACCAATAGCTAGCAGACGCTCGAAGTTAGACACTGCGCTCAACGCGTCCTTAGGCTCTATATTCGGTAGACCAATTTCTAACTTAACCTCCCTAGATATATGCGTTTCCAACGACTCAACGATCCTAGAGTAATTAGGGTCTGAGAGCGTGAGAGAGCCCCCGCCGAACCACACAGCGAGCGTGTCGGCGTGATATACTCGCGGAGGCGCGCGAGGTAAGCGTAGAGATTTCTTAGGCTCCTTAGACATAGCCCTCACATATGATATGATAAGCTCAGCTCTAGCAACAGCAACAGCAAGCGGATTTATGTCGAAGCCGACCACCTCTTCATACGCGCTGTCTGCATCCTCACCCTCCTCGATCTTCTTATGGAAGGCTCTAACTAGGAAAGTGCCGGAGCCACAGAATGGATCCATGACTAGCTTGTCCTTCAGCGTGAACTCTGAGAGGATCCTATCGACCAGCCAGAGCGGCGTGTAGTACTCGCCTATGCTCCTCCTCACATGAGGCTCAACCAAAAGTTCGTAGAGCACTCTAAACACGTCTTCGCCACTATCTAAATCCCAGTCAACCAGGTAGGCCTTTACGACAATGTCATTAGCGATCTTCCTAATCACCTCCTGATGCTCCTCAGACATCTTGTCGAACGCGATCTTCCACCAGTTCAGGTACGGCAAAGCGATATCGAGGTCAGTTGGAAGAGCGCTGCCACTGCATATGTCAATGTCGCGGCCACTCCTGTTCAGGACTGCAGAGAGGCTGGCCATGACCATCATGTGCATTAACGTATGCTTAACGTAAAGCTCTTTCACGAAGTCCAGGCTTCCCTTGGGGTACAGGGTCTCCATGATCCTCTTGTAGGCCTCGAACAGGGGAGCGACGTCTCTATCATTTAGCACCGAGTTCAGCACGTTCATCATACCCTTCCTTGACTCATCTATGCCCACAGAATAGAGGGCCCCTATGGCAGCTGGGTGCGGCGGAACCTTCAGCTCTTCAATCTCTTCGGCAAGCACCTTTTCCAGCTCTCCATTAGCCACATTCAGTCCGCCAGCGACAACTAGCTGTAGGTCAATGCTATTACCCCTGCGGACGACCCTGTAAAACCTCCAAGAAGTCCAGTAGTCTGTCACGACGAAGTATCTGACCCTGGGGAGGTGAGGTAAGTACTTGGCTTTAGCCGCGTCTACGGCTGCATCGAACTCACGCTCGCTAGACTTGAAGTCAAACGCTATCTTGCCGCCGAGCACCATGTCGACGCGGAACCTCTCTTCGCCTCCTACCCTAACCTCTTGAGGCATGAGCACGATGATGCTTTCGGGTCTGTCTCTATGCGACTCGACGAACTTCTTGAGAACGGCTAGCCTAGCATTGTGACCTTCAACCCTCATTTTTTTCGAAATTAAATCATCCAATACTTTGAGAACAGTCTGCGAGACAAGAAGCCTAACGTCCTCATGAGTCATTCAAGTGCCCTAGGGGTCCTAGCGCAAAGTAGCCTAAAAAAGGATTAAGGATATGAAGGTGGGAATAGCGTTGCTATACTAATGCGCTAGTCCACGCGCATTGCTGAATGACCTCGCTGGCGAGCGACTGGAAGACGGCGTTTGGGGGACGCTGCTCGTGACCGAGCTGAGGCCGCGCGAAGTTAGGGCCCTGAGGTGGGCCGAGGAGGCGGTCACGCAGGTCATAGAACTAAGAAGGGCTACTATGTGTTCCTAGCGCCGAAGCTCCACCAGAGCTACTCAGGGGAGCTAGGGGCCCTAGCAATAGGGTCGGGAGACGGAGTACCTAGGAGATCAGGGTCGTTCCGAGCTTCAGGCTCTACTCGCTGAGGGCTCTCAACACAGCGCTCCTAGTC
This window encodes:
- a CDS encoding N-6 DNA methylase — encoded protein: MTHEDVRLLVSQTVLKVLDDLISKKMRVEGHNARLAVLKKFVESHRDRPESIIVLMPQEVRVGGEERFRVDMVLGGKIAFDFKSSEREFDAAVDAAKAKYLPHLPRVRYFVVTDYWTSWRFYRVVRRGNSIDLQLVVAGGLNVANGELEKVLAEEIEELKVPPHPAAIGALYSVGIDESRKGMMNVLNSVLNDRDVAPLFEAYKRIMETLYPKGSLDFVKELYVKHTLMHMMVMASLSAVLNRSGRDIDICSGSALPTDLDIALPYLNWWKIAFDKMSEEHQEVIRKIANDIVVKAYLVDWDLDSGEDVFRVLYELLVEPHVRRSIGEYYTPLWLVDRILSEFTLKDKLVMDPFCGSGTFLVRAFHKKIEEGEDADSAYEEVVGFDINPLAVAVARAELIISYVRAMSKEPKKSLRLPRAPPRVYHADTLAVWFGGGSLTLSDPNYSRIVESLETHISREVKLEIGLPNIEPKDALSAVSNFERLLAIGIPMYMDSEDFENELANHLLSGLREDNPIESVLREVVKEKKFISNLAALVKRYGDGVWAAVLSSAASLILLNAIKPHVIVTNPPWVHITEYKTGYAEKIREDLRKALISSLKVTPKKASSLVIGSDVATAALYKALSMAAREGVGFVMNREQSFNSKASVISGIIVTYAVLKSACADCLVKLIDVDYDAFGHGIYPALVIAQKGKEKKVELHVLEAEDGSIPKAYDITKVKLKEVKLNMSYEDYIRPAILWATEDSKSLAKALDVARVATAGGYIMGLFGGEKKSGSERYAGLVVSDLKPADGGFYVRLFNTDKEYLVPSDLMRRHGVDIYNVCYFTTINPFKCSTLNVILSSIGEDELKKFIREVIRLNKKTMTEGDERRLKRLSEKVKAQINVLRGSHYVVYRGKRVFTACVPEDLSKFVNTSETAYIECRNAEQAYYYAAILNYMAYKVISEGREFIRNQYAKPLVAIVAAGLAWKDLPPQLRSEIARLSRALSKRLTWRDYPNQKKA